One segment of Spiroplasma cantharicola DNA contains the following:
- the miaA gene encoding tRNA (adenosine(37)-N6)-dimethylallyltransferase MiaA, whose product MNKIIVIVGPTASGKTDLSIKIAKEFNGECINSDSTQIFKGTDIATNKITTQEMQGIKHHLLSIKEVDESYSVAEFQKQAREKIAQILESNKTPIIVGGTGLYVNAVLMDYNFTSNDHIENYVDKYKDKSNEEIWNILNLKDSLEAQKIHSNNRYRVIRALELIELTGMTKTKLIKDNKNYYYNNLLIIGISAKRVELYSKINNRVLSLIKKGLFEEIQLAYNANNLNKKAQSLKCIGGPEIIKYFEKEIDYDQCIELMQKNNRHYARRQLTWFKNQLDNVKWFEHDYENFETISNQIIEYIRSNL is encoded by the coding sequence ATGAATAAAATAATAGTTATAGTTGGACCAACAGCAAGTGGTAAAACGGACTTATCAATAAAAATTGCAAAAGAATTTAATGGTGAGTGCATTAATTCAGATTCAACCCAAATTTTTAAAGGAACAGATATAGCAACAAATAAGATAACAACTCAAGAAATGCAAGGAATTAAACATCATCTTTTATCAATAAAAGAAGTTGATGAAAGTTATTCTGTTGCTGAGTTTCAAAAACAAGCACGAGAGAAAATTGCACAAATATTGGAAAGTAATAAAACTCCAATAATTGTTGGCGGAACAGGACTTTATGTTAATGCAGTTTTAATGGATTATAATTTCACAAGCAATGATCATATTGAAAATTATGTTGATAAATATAAAGATAAATCAAATGAAGAAATATGAAATATTTTGAATTTAAAGGATAGTTTGGAAGCACAAAAAATTCATTCAAATAATAGGTATAGAGTAATTAGAGCCCTAGAACTTATAGAATTAACTGGAATGACTAAAACTAAACTAATAAAAGATAATAAAAATTATTATTACAATAATTTATTAATTATTGGAATATCTGCCAAAAGAGTGGAATTATATAGTAAAATAAACAATAGGGTACTTAGCTTAATAAAGAAAGGTTTGTTTGAAGAAATTCAATTAGCTTACAACGCTAATAATTTAAACAAAAAGGCTCAATCTTTAAAGTGTATTGGAGGTCCAGAAATCATAAAATATTTTGAAAAAGAAATAGATTATGATCAATGTATCGAACTGATGCAAAAAAACAATAGGCATTATGCAAGAAGGCAGTTAACTTGATTTAAAAATCAATTAGACAATGTTAAATGATTTGAACATGATTATGAAAATTTTGAAACCATATCTAATCAAATTATTGAATATATCAGATCAAATCTTTAA
- a CDS encoding MurR/RpiR family transcriptional regulator, with the protein MLSVYERVENLIKDNKNTTFKLIGKQILADWSVGVFKSQSEISKMCFVSLATATQFAKACYCEGYKELSIRLKVEYENVMQNKIRADQPNQADMTGMRAVINNWVSENDGFLYDLASKINERRKVWICPSYQSMYSAKFLEDVLTNVGIQTKIIDISINLEVGKHLEFNNELVIILLTGRDTDTTVLALEYLIKAKNDIFIITTPSNIAELPDIKEQKHMLINFQDNNFFYKYRCYALISLFFSLSEKIS; encoded by the coding sequence ATGTTGTCTGTTTACGAAAGAGTAGAGAACTTAATTAAGGACAATAAAAATACCACTTTTAAATTAATTGGAAAACAAATTCTAGCAGATTGATCTGTTGGAGTCTTTAAAAGCCAAAGTGAAATTAGTAAAATGTGTTTTGTTTCATTAGCAACAGCAACACAATTTGCTAAAGCGTGCTATTGCGAAGGTTATAAGGAATTATCAATTAGATTAAAAGTTGAGTATGAAAATGTTATGCAAAATAAAATAAGAGCAGATCAGCCAAATCAAGCAGATATGACAGGAATGAGAGCTGTTATAAATAATTGAGTAAGCGAAAACGATGGTTTCTTATATGATTTAGCTAGTAAAATAAATGAGAGAAGGAAAGTTTGGATATGTCCATCATATCAATCGATGTATTCTGCTAAATTTTTAGAAGATGTTTTAACGAATGTGGGAATTCAAACTAAAATAATTGATATTTCTATAAATTTAGAAGTTGGGAAGCATTTAGAGTTTAATAATGAATTAGTTATTATTTTATTGACTGGAAGAGATACTGATACAACAGTTCTTGCTTTAGAGTATTTAATAAAAGCTAAAAATGATATTTTCATTATAACTACTCCAAGTAATATAGCAGAGCTACCCGACATTAAGGAACAAAAACATATGTTAATTAACTTTCAAGATAATAATTTTTTTTACAAGTATAGATGTTATGCATTAATTTCATTGTTCTTTTCATTAAGTGAAAAAATAAGTTAA
- the rdgB gene encoding RdgB/HAM1 family non-canonical purine NTP pyrophosphatase has product MSVLWFASQNLNKIKEMKEMIPEMEIKSLNDLKEVIDIPENEPTFEENALFKARTLANLIEGIVVADDSGLSIKNLDNFPGIYSARWAKPEKDWVKINELLLEKLRREKLIEGEERKAFFTSAIALIDKDKGIEEVFTGIVNGVIVDAQIGENGFAYDRIFKPNNFNKTFAQMTKEEKNAISHRKLSISKLREYLQKNNYF; this is encoded by the coding sequence ATGAGTGTTTTATGATTTGCATCACAAAATCTTAATAAAATAAAAGAGATGAAAGAAATGATTCCTGAAATGGAAATTAAATCATTAAATGATCTTAAAGAAGTAATTGATATACCAGAAAATGAACCAACATTTGAAGAAAATGCTTTATTTAAAGCAAGAACTTTAGCTAATCTAATTGAAGGTATTGTTGTAGCAGATGATTCTGGATTAAGTATTAAAAATTTAGACAATTTTCCTGGAATTTATTCAGCAAGATGAGCAAAACCAGAAAAGGATTGAGTTAAAATCAATGAGTTATTATTAGAAAAACTAAGAAGAGAAAAATTAATTGAAGGTGAAGAACGAAAGGCATTTTTTACTTCTGCAATTGCCTTAATTGATAAGGATAAGGGGATTGAAGAAGTATTTACAGGAATTGTAAATGGAGTTATCGTTGATGCTCAAATTGGCGAAAATGGATTTGCATATGATAGAATTTTTAAACCCAATAATTTTAATAAAACTTTTGCTCAAATGACTAAGGAAGAAAAAAATGCAATTTCACATCGAAAACTTTCAATATCTAAATTAAGAGAGTATTTACAAAAAAACAACTATTTTTAA
- a CDS encoding DEAD/DEAH box helicase, translated as MKFSDFGFKKFINDALEEIGFVYPTKIQEKVIPLIKKHRPVIAQSHTGTGKTHSFLLPILNNIAYDESNKIQCLIVTPTRELARQIYENTKDILKFNDKGTVGLFVGGDDIEKSIQNVKTKQPTVVIGTPTRLKKMYEEGNLFITTAKYVVIDECDMIFDLGFIEEVDFMLSKINKDVNVSLFSATINNGLKPFLQKYLSNSIFIENKDANPTNKNIEHVLVWTKNKENKEVLRTIVSEINPYVCMVFLNKKDQIKEIISWLNEFGIKNVGELHGDLDSRQRTNMQKRIQNGDFKWIVASDVAARGIDIDGVSHIISVDLPKDLDYYIHRSGRTGRNQYSGQSYVLFNSTNQHQIDELKSKGITFSNFKLANNQLVEINTVKKKKDFNANLPVNVETKKIIDKYKGQKVKPGYKKRRKAEVDKVKKDIRRKHIKESIAKIKKDKYKKRREELFEN; from the coding sequence ATGAAATTTTCAGATTTTGGATTTAAAAAATTTATAAATGATGCATTAGAAGAAATAGGTTTTGTTTATCCAACTAAAATTCAAGAAAAAGTTATTCCTCTTATAAAGAAACATAGACCTGTTATTGCTCAATCACATACAGGAACTGGAAAAACTCATTCATTTTTATTGCCTATCTTAAATAATATTGCATATGATGAATCTAATAAAATTCAATGTTTAATAGTAACTCCAACAAGAGAACTTGCTAGACAAATTTATGAAAATACTAAAGATATTTTAAAGTTTAATGATAAGGGAACTGTTGGTTTATTTGTTGGCGGTGATGATATTGAAAAATCAATTCAAAATGTTAAAACAAAGCAACCAACTGTAGTAATTGGGACACCAACAAGATTAAAAAAAATGTATGAAGAAGGTAATTTATTTATTACTACTGCAAAGTATGTTGTAATTGATGAGTGTGATATGATATTTGATCTTGGTTTTATTGAAGAAGTTGATTTTATGCTATCAAAGATAAACAAAGATGTGAATGTTTCATTATTTTCAGCAACAATTAATAATGGTTTAAAACCTTTTTTACAAAAATATTTATCTAATTCAATTTTTATTGAGAATAAGGACGCAAACCCAACAAACAAGAATATTGAACATGTTCTTGTTTGAACAAAAAATAAAGAAAATAAGGAAGTTCTTAGAACAATTGTTAGTGAAATTAATCCCTATGTTTGTATGGTTTTTTTAAATAAAAAAGATCAAATTAAAGAAATCATTTCTTGATTGAATGAATTTGGTATTAAAAATGTAGGTGAATTACATGGAGACTTAGATTCAAGACAAAGAACTAATATGCAAAAGCGAATTCAAAATGGAGATTTTAAGTGAATAGTAGCTTCTGACGTGGCTGCAAGAGGGATCGATATTGATGGAGTGAGTCATATTATTTCAGTTGACCTGCCAAAAGATTTAGACTACTATATTCACAGAAGTGGTAGAACTGGAAGAAATCAATATTCAGGACAAAGTTATGTTTTATTTAACTCTACAAACCAACATCAAATTGATGAGCTTAAATCTAAAGGAATTACATTTTCAAACTTTAAATTAGCAAATAATCAATTAGTTGAAATTAATACTGTTAAGAAGAAAAAAGACTTTAATGCTAATTTACCAGTGAATGTCGAGACCAAAAAAATTATTGATAAATATAAGGGTCAAAAAGTTAAACCTGGATATAAAAAACGCAGAAAAGCAGAAGTTGATAAAGTTAAAAAAGACATTAGAAGAAAACATATTAAGGAATCAATTGCTAAAATTAAAAAAGATAAATATAAAAAACGTAGAGAAGAGTTATTTGAGAATTAA
- a CDS encoding AAA family ATPase, which yields MDITERIKKLISAISYQVYEKETIFRLAMLALLGEESIFLLGKPGIAKSLISRRLKFAIKGGTNFEYLMSKFSTPEEIYGPIDLRLLKEGKYVRVVENYLPASNVGFLDEIWKAGPSIQNTLLTIINEKIFRNGGTDIKVPLKLLISASNELPAEGEGLEALFDRFIIRFIAEGLKSDANFEQLLDGESSLDVDVDPKLQLTLQELEIWKKQTKQVRISRKTLDFIHYFRKKILKETNGEAYISDRRWKKISGLMKTSAFYNGRSETDIADLFVIPYCIWDNEEQEKQYSEIFFNTFLEQFGLEWRNEKKNLMNQIDLVNSQIGQTEAQFLRLTPYTDPFKGSIAGTYYFINFTDGGDKYKICFISAGDWNKIRNLTNESFEIDLHFGVNLNKYSGSQKTLVRAYKADQILFVNENKKYLLQNESPNEFNQQMNNLADNIAELEAKYKELSAKMFKEYKKYMNMNCIFFEEIYDEKIAQAFDTKTKKQLEEEAALEKQMKLNAKNNNMKNPIEDLDFKLEI from the coding sequence ATGGATATAACAGAAAGAATTAAAAAATTAATATCAGCAATTTCATATCAAGTTTATGAAAAGGAAACAATTTTTAGACTTGCAATGTTAGCTCTTTTAGGTGAAGAGTCAATTTTCCTTTTGGGTAAACCTGGTATTGCAAAATCATTGATTTCACGTAGGTTAAAATTTGCCATTAAAGGTGGTACTAATTTTGAGTATTTAATGAGTAAATTTTCAACTCCTGAAGAAATTTATGGACCAATTGATTTGAGATTATTAAAGGAAGGTAAATATGTTAGAGTAGTTGAAAATTATCTACCTGCTTCAAATGTTGGGTTTTTAGATGAAATTTGAAAAGCTGGACCAAGTATTCAAAATACATTATTAACAATTATTAATGAAAAGATTTTTAGAAATGGTGGAACAGATATAAAAGTTCCATTAAAACTATTAATATCAGCTTCAAATGAACTACCTGCAGAAGGTGAAGGATTAGAAGCTTTATTTGACCGTTTTATAATTAGATTTATTGCAGAAGGTTTAAAAAGTGATGCAAATTTCGAGCAACTTTTAGATGGTGAATCATCACTTGATGTTGATGTTGATCCAAAGCTTCAACTTACTCTTCAAGAATTAGAAATATGAAAAAAACAAACAAAGCAAGTTAGAATTAGTAGAAAAACTCTTGATTTTATTCACTATTTTAGAAAAAAAATATTAAAAGAAACAAATGGTGAAGCTTATATTTCTGATAGACGTTGAAAAAAAATATCAGGTCTAATGAAAACAAGTGCATTTTATAATGGAAGATCAGAAACTGATATTGCAGATTTATTCGTAATTCCTTATTGTATTTGAGATAATGAAGAACAAGAAAAACAGTATTCTGAAATTTTCTTTAATACATTTTTGGAACAATTTGGTTTAGAATGAAGAAATGAAAAGAAAAACTTAATGAATCAAATTGATTTAGTAAACTCTCAAATTGGTCAAACAGAAGCTCAATTTTTAAGATTAACACCATATACAGACCCATTTAAAGGTTCAATTGCTGGAACTTATTATTTTATTAATTTTACAGATGGTGGAGATAAATATAAAATTTGTTTTATATCTGCAGGAGATTGAAATAAGATAAGAAATTTAACAAATGAATCATTTGAAATTGATTTACATTTTGGAGTAAATTTAAATAAATACTCAGGAAGTCAAAAAACTTTGGTTAGAGCTTATAAAGCAGATCAAATTCTTTTTGTAAATGAAAATAAAAAATATTTATTACAAAATGAAAGTCCGAATGAATTTAATCAACAAATGAATAATTTAGCAGATAATATTGCTGAGTTAGAAGCAAAATATAAAGAATTATCAGCAAAAATGTTTAAGGAATACAAAAAATATATGAACATGAATTGTATTTTCTTTGAAGAAATTTATGATGAAAAAATTGCACAAGCATTTGATACAAAAACAAAAAAACAGTTAGAAGAAGAAGCAGCTTTGGAAAAACAAATGAAACTAAATGCAAAAAATAATAATATGAAAAATCCAATTGAGGATTTAGACTTTAAATTAGAAATTTAA
- a CDS encoding tRNA (cytidine(34)-2'-O)-methyltransferase, with protein sequence MRKINIILFEPEIADNVGAIMRTCSLTNSKLHLIEPFGFIFDKRNFARSSANNFEGCEYRRYDNWDDFIKQNPKADIFCMTRYGKKPISDFNFKEINNEIFIMFGRESTGIPKKILKENLGKCFRIPMVASGRSLNIANSVGIASYEVLRQWDYLELSKVEVEKGEDYLDRD encoded by the coding sequence ATGAGAAAAATTAATATAATCTTATTTGAACCAGAAATTGCTGATAATGTTGGAGCTATTATGAGAACTTGTTCACTTACAAATTCAAAATTACATTTGATAGAACCATTTGGTTTTATTTTTGATAAAAGAAATTTTGCAAGAAGTAGTGCTAATAATTTTGAAGGTTGTGAATATAGAAGATATGATAATTGAGATGATTTTATCAAGCAAAATCCAAAAGCTGATATTTTTTGTATGACTCGATATGGAAAAAAACCAATTAGTGATTTTAATTTTAAAGAAATTAACAATGAAATATTTATAATGTTTGGAAGAGAATCAACTGGAATACCAAAAAAAATCCTAAAAGAAAATCTTGGTAAATGCTTTAGAATACCAATGGTAGCTTCAGGGAGAAGTTTAAATATTGCAAATTCAGTAGGAATTGCAAGTTATGAAGTTTTAAGACAATGAGACTATTTAGAACTTTCAAAAGTTGAAGTTGAAAAGGGAGAAGACTATCTAGATAGAGATTAA
- the rpsO gene encoding 30S ribosomal protein S15 produces the protein MVSKTQIENIVKEFGVNANDTGRAEVQIAILTQDIQNLTEHLNLHKKDITSRRSLLKKVAQRRHLLNFLFKKDVERYKTIIEKLKIRK, from the coding sequence ATGGTTTCTAAAACACAAATTGAAAATATTGTTAAAGAATTTGGAGTTAATGCAAATGATACTGGTAGAGCAGAAGTTCAAATTGCTATTTTAACTCAAGATATTCAAAATTTAACAGAACACTTAAATTTACATAAAAAAGATATTACTTCAAGAAGAAGTTTATTAAAAAAAGTAGCTCAAAGAAGACACTTATTAAACTTTTTATTTAAAAAAGATGTTGAAAGATATAAAACAATTATCGAAAAACTAAAAATTAGAAAATAG
- a CDS encoding DxFTY motif-containing membrane protein: MLNNQIKNFNESRTPFFKSLFYLSIESLIPGLTIWFLVGFDFNFSMTNKLPFPNVGYVSLICIIFFIYTFLTTYLFYKFKFHETDMFTFSSLISLILITIILFGSFMNSTGLWLFVRFLAIVAIVIIATPIFVFISVLFRNKEIKKIEDFEKTLEAYKKGEIIPNSKLLKAQRYQNYLVKKQSKIEELKQFRIDLDLKISKELEEQEIKREMKRKRIIDKLDEKEKRQRAKKQKD, translated from the coding sequence ATGTTAAATAATCAAATAAAAAATTTTAATGAATCTAGAACTCCTTTTTTTAAGAGTTTATTTTACTTGAGTATAGAATCACTAATTCCAGGATTAACTATTTGATTTCTAGTAGGCTTTGATTTTAATTTTTCAATGACAAATAAGTTGCCATTTCCAAATGTAGGGTATGTTTCATTAATTTGTATTATATTTTTTATATATACTTTTTTAACAACATATCTGTTTTACAAATTTAAATTTCATGAAACAGATATGTTTACTTTTAGTTCATTAATCTCTTTGATTTTAATTACAATAATCTTATTTGGTAGTTTTATGAATAGTACGGGATTATGATTATTTGTTAGGTTTCTTGCAATAGTTGCTATAGTTATAATAGCAACTCCAATTTTTGTTTTTATTAGTGTTTTATTTAGAAATAAAGAAATTAAAAAAATTGAAGACTTTGAAAAAACTCTTGAAGCATATAAAAAGGGTGAAATTATACCCAATAGTAAGTTATTAAAAGCACAAAGATATCAAAATTATTTAGTTAAAAAACAAAGTAAAATAGAGGAACTTAAACAGTTTCGAATTGATTTAGATTTAAAAATCTCAAAGGAATTAGAAGAGCAAGAAATAAAAAGAGAAATGAAAAGAAAAAGAATAATAGATAAATTAGATGAAAAAGAAAAAAGGCAAAGAGCAAAAAAGCAGAAAGATTAG
- a CDS encoding phosphotransferase, whose product MKFNGYTNKVKLEKDILKKQSVDFHNIYLDKENEYNFLKQLKDINQDILLAPLKFYWKDNQLFSEYKFLRDFQTLKDIKITKEIIDNVVNLIKKLHNFNSKEFKIKKFDYHKLLATFKNNTNTLLFNFELHFNEISKEIDKFDGLDLVLSHNDLVPGNILVNKNKIILIDYDYISLNNKFFDIASFISETLNDDEKMIKYFIKQCIEKELIYVDEIGILNSMIKYQDLLWTLWANFMLEKKKQIIFKEIFESKLERLKSRKIY is encoded by the coding sequence ATGAAATTTAATGGATATACAAATAAAGTGAAACTTGAAAAAGATATTTTAAAAAAACAATCAGTAGATTTTCACAATATTTATTTAGATAAAGAAAATGAATATAATTTTTTAAAGCAATTAAAAGATATTAATCAAGATATACTATTAGCTCCTTTAAAATTTTATTGAAAAGATAATCAATTATTCTCAGAATATAAGTTTCTAAGGGATTTTCAAACTCTTAAAGATATTAAAATAACTAAGGAAATAATAGATAACGTCGTCAATTTAATAAAAAAACTTCATAATTTTAATTCAAAGGAATTTAAAATAAAGAAATTTGACTATCATAAACTTTTAGCAACTTTTAAAAATAATACTAATACTCTTTTATTTAACTTTGAACTACATTTTAATGAAATAAGTAAAGAAATCGATAAATTTGATGGCTTAGATCTAGTTTTAAGTCACAATGACTTAGTGCCTGGTAATATTCTAGTAAATAAAAATAAAATTATTTTAATAGATTATGATTATATTTCTTTAAATAATAAATTTTTTGATATTGCTAGTTTTATTAGTGAAACATTAAACGATGATGAAAAAATGATTAAATATTTCATTAAACAATGCATTGAAAAAGAACTTATTTATGTTGATGAGATAGGTATTTTAAATTCAATGATTAAATATCAAGATTTGTTATGAACATTATGAGCAAATTTTATGCTTGAAAAAAAGAAACAAATTATTTTTAAAGAAATTTTTGAAAGTAAATTGGAAAGATTAAAAAGCAGAAAGATATACTAA
- a CDS encoding vWA domain-containing protein, which produces MKFDLDKPVSEIKKEIDKLRQKDIHNSEFLTFKKNHEYAAEQLDDKINNFYSASNLSTIKQIKLPEPIRKEIIYYNYISEYYDEVSFAQNLKLIQNKLVEFDSPFSTYIDTMNWKIDNGYIELKGRDWLTEFFKTWTFMLTKRIVDYRMKAVEDLRYNYLVEIYSIIKNYGKYAKIYKTMYDVFGKVANIEDELRNQNIESIARFAEFLYKDPSILMIAEMLGRLNGEDDLMEINITEQVVTYPTEVKLPYNPEEIVGLTVSKDLERLLPMEFAALFDEDLEIIFYKKFVESQLQTFLFESNERVIEHEIEEVEYEAPIPLEQGKFIICIDTSSSMEGAGEYIAKALSIAISKVALKEYRDLVFVNFANQHVEEFTINGKNVNIQKMLEFLAKSFYGRTNAKPAFEKVIEKMHSEDFKRADLLFISDFMMEALPNSTRAKIADLKENYNRFHSLIVGTMPNVETQDIFDNVMYYDPNDPFATNQIVKSLNETLRDLRELKDEEVAYRDEQINNLNTIRDKKRFREKHLDDPKAKKFAKQKEKLKELEIKKQQINH; this is translated from the coding sequence ATGAAATTTGACTTAGATAAACCAGTAAGTGAAATAAAAAAAGAAATTGACAAACTTAGACAAAAAGACATTCATAATAGTGAATTTTTAACATTTAAAAAAAATCATGAATATGCAGCTGAACAATTAGATGATAAAATTAATAATTTTTATTCAGCTTCAAATTTATCTACAATAAAACAAATAAAACTTCCTGAACCAATAAGAAAAGAAATAATATATTATAATTATATTTCTGAATATTATGACGAAGTAAGTTTTGCTCAAAATTTAAAATTAATTCAAAATAAATTGGTAGAATTTGATTCTCCTTTTTCGACCTATATTGATACAATGAATTGAAAAATTGATAATGGATATATAGAATTAAAAGGCAGAGATTGATTAACTGAGTTTTTTAAAACTTGAACTTTTATGTTAACAAAAAGAATTGTAGACTATAGAATGAAAGCTGTTGAAGACTTGAGATATAATTATTTAGTTGAAATCTATTCAATAATTAAGAATTATGGAAAATATGCAAAAATCTATAAAACAATGTATGATGTTTTTGGAAAAGTTGCAAATATTGAAGATGAATTGAGAAATCAAAATATTGAATCAATTGCTAGATTTGCTGAATTTTTATACAAGGATCCTTCAATTTTAATGATTGCTGAAATGTTAGGGCGATTAAATGGTGAAGATGATTTAATGGAAATAAATATAACTGAACAAGTTGTAACATATCCAACAGAAGTTAAATTACCTTATAATCCAGAAGAAATTGTTGGTTTAACTGTTTCAAAAGATCTTGAAAGATTGCTTCCAATGGAATTTGCAGCTTTATTTGATGAAGATTTAGAAATTATTTTTTATAAGAAGTTTGTAGAATCACAACTTCAAACATTTTTATTTGAATCAAATGAAAGAGTTATTGAACATGAAATTGAAGAAGTTGAATATGAAGCTCCAATTCCATTAGAACAAGGAAAATTTATTATTTGTATTGATACTTCAAGTTCTATGGAAGGTGCTGGAGAATATATTGCAAAAGCTTTATCAATTGCTATTTCAAAAGTTGCTTTGAAAGAATATAGAGATTTAGTTTTTGTCAATTTTGCAAATCAACACGTTGAAGAATTTACAATTAATGGTAAAAACGTAAATATACAAAAAATGCTTGAATTTTTAGCAAAATCTTTTTATGGAAGAACAAATGCTAAACCAGCTTTTGAAAAAGTTATTGAAAAAATGCATTCAGAAGATTTTAAAAGAGCTGATTTATTATTCATTTCTGATTTTATGATGGAAGCACTTCCTAATTCGACAAGAGCTAAAATTGCTGATTTAAAAGAAAATTATAATAGATTTCATTCGCTTATAGTAGGAACAATGCCAAATGTTGAAACTCAAGACATATTTGATAATGTTATGTACTATGATCCAAATGACCCTTTTGCAACAAACCAAATTGTTAAATCTTTAAATGAAACTTTAAGGGATTTAAGGGAATTAAAAGATGAAGAAGTTGCATATCGTGATGAGCAAATTAATAATTTAAATACAATTAGAGATAAAAAGCGTTTTAGAGAAAAACATTTAGATGATCCAAAAGCAAAAAAATTTGCAAAACAAAAGGAAAAATTGAAAGAATTAGAAATTAAAAAGCAACAAATTAATCATTAA
- a CDS encoding PPC domain-containing DNA-binding protein gives MLVKEKSNLLVIFLEHGEDLDQQIQSIIREYKLIDAKITGYGYLERLEYGVLSQIDPFFLSKLLKEGLITVTNLNGMIDNRESTIMVSSVDDKFDRHQGRLISGVVANSFNIILEIYKTE, from the coding sequence ATGTTAGTAAAAGAAAAATCAAATTTATTAGTAATTTTTTTGGAACATGGTGAAGATCTCGACCAACAAATTCAAAGTATAATAAGAGAATATAAACTTATAGATGCTAAAATTACTGGTTATGGCTATTTAGAAAGATTAGAGTATGGTGTTCTTTCTCAAATTGATCCATTTTTCTTATCAAAATTATTAAAAGAAGGACTTATCACTGTTACAAATTTAAATGGGATGATTGATAATCGTGAATCAACAATAATGGTTAGTTCAGTTGATGATAAGTTTGACAGACATCAAGGAAGGTTAATTAGTGGAGTTGTTGCAAACTCATTTAATATTATTTTAGAAATATATAAAACAGAGTAA